One region of Paenibacillus polymyxa M1 genomic DNA includes:
- a CDS encoding DUF6906 family protein, with product MKQGKRLTKKQKIGLLKARPGVTLDNWVSERETADGVVLLNKFSGKRWLLNKHYGALQPYKVRA from the coding sequence ATGAAACAGGGGAAACGACTCACCAAGAAGCAAAAGATTGGATTGCTAAAGGCCAGACCAGGAGTGACACTGGACAACTGGGTCTCAGAACGGGAAACAGCAGATGGGGTCGTGCTGCTAAACAAATTCTCAGGAAAGCGGTGGCTGCTAAATAAACACTATGGAGCATTGCAGCCTTACAAGGTACGAGCCTGA